CTGCTCTTTGCACACTGTACTGAACAGTATACACTGACAGTTTCACTCCAGCCCTAATTTGCTTTACAGTTAAATTTCCATTTTTCAAATTTAGGCATCTGCGAGTGGCACCTACTGTAGCACCGTGTGCAGTTCGCctctggagcagcagcagtgaggaCCGGAGATCAAGGGAATCGTACCAGCGTGCCCACAGTCCCAGCTGGAAACATGTCCTGGCCGGGCTGCTGGCTGGAACGGGGGCTGTATTGGCTTACGGCCTCCACCACAGCAAGGTTAGAGGGAGACATCATCATTAATGACAATCCAGTCAGTCCAGTGTTTAATTTGCATTAGTGGTGTTCACGgctataattattataatgaaAAGTAGACagacctcttttttttttgttcccggTTCTTGGAGTAAAAAGCCATTTCAAAAAAGCTAGGGATGTGTAGTATGCCATGATATAGATTTTGACAAATGGTGATTGTTATAGAGCTTAATTTCTCAGATTTCAATATATGGGGTGGCGATAGCCGAGAGGtcagagaagcaggcttgtgacctgAGGGTTGCTGGTTCAGAACCTTAAAATGATGTATTACATTAGTCAAGGCAACAGTATGTTTCAGCGAGCTGTTCTTAATAGTGGGAGGCTATGACTTCCAGGAGGCAGTGGAACAGACAGTAGTAGCGTCTGACTGTGGCAAACACATcggtgggtttagacttttcatggacATTAATGGCGATAGGAAAAAACTAAGAATgaaattgtcaaataaattaattcattcaaGATTACACCGGTGTTATCCTTTAGAAATGGACCAAATGTTGATTCAGGATacaaaaactgtaataaaatgtatttgtactttGTTGAAAATTGAGACTGATAATTGTGACAAATAATTATGATCACAAAAGAATCTGAATTACCATTTAGCCACAGTTGTATAGCCCCACATGTTTACATTTATGCAATATTTACTTTCTGAGACATACAACCTCCCtttggagaggaagatggataGACTTTTCGGTGGAAAATCCTGGAAAACTGGTTCCCAGTCTTAATGTCTCAGAAATGTCCTTTTTGATTGATCACAAAGTTGATTCtagctctcctccctcctgtgcAGGCTGAGCGGGCGGCCACCACTACAGTGCAAACCATAGGCAAGGTCTCCTCTGTTCCCATCTTCAGCCAGAAAGAAGTCACCAAGCACCGCTCTCTGGAAGATGGCGTGTGGGTCACCTACAAAGGCAGCGTCTACGACATTACTGAGTTTGTGGCCATGCACCCTGGTGGTGATAAAATCTTGCTAGCGGCAGGCGGGGCCCTTGAACCGTTCTGGGCGCTGTATGCTGTCCACAGCCAGGACCATGTGCTGGACATCCTTGCAGAATACAAGGTGGGCCAACTGTTGGTTACCAGTGCTGAGTAACGAAAAAAGACCATAAAAAGTCAACATAAACCTTTACTTTGTGTCAGATTGAAAAGTTAATGTTCAAACTCCAGATGATCCAGATGTTATAAGCTGTTCACATGTAATGTTAGAAATatagcagtgtttcccctaagATTTTTTCCATCAGCGGTGTGCATGTATTTTGGGTTCGCAGGTTTACCTGTGACCGGATTCAGCGCACGtttacacacccacacatgcacacacgcacacctgtGTACTAACACCATGACTAAGATCCAAAAATCAAAGaactgattttgaaaatgtgtgcTAGTGTCATCAGTGTCACCCAGTGCCACCCAAACAAATGTATGGATTTCTTCCTATGAAACCAATGAAcaagaatatgaagaaaagcTGTCGCGCGCTGGCTGATTTCTTGTCGTTTGCTCAGACCATACAAGTTCATCAAAGCAGGGCATCCAACACACAGCGGAGATAAGAATCGGACAGGAGTAACAAACACTAAAGCACAAGATTCTGAGAACAGCCCCTTAAACATCTATTCAATTTATCCAAATCTGTATCCATCAAACAATGTTTGCCATGACTTTGTAATTTGAAATAATATATGAAGTATAGAGATTGATGTGAACTCATTATCCCACCACAGTTGGACTGTGTTACAAGGTGAGGTCTGGTGAGTGGCTAGTTTTACCTCAGATCAGCAGGAATTTGATCCCATCCAGAACGAACATGTCAGtgattttctcctttcttttggTGACCAAAGATATGACAATGTCTGTGTGCTGTTTTAAAAACTGAACCACAAGGAAAAGTGAAGTCGCTGAACTAAAAACCATCAACTGTAGACTAAATACTGGCACTCCCTCAAGTGGCCAAGGAGAGGCATgcttggttgttgttttttttcacttgtcacTTGTCACTGGCCAGCACAACATAATAGGCGGCAGGAAACAGGAGAAAAGAATACCACATGTGCTTGCTTACAGAATGGGAAGGTTGCATTGGTATGCAGCAAGAAAGATGTGTTTGATTTGCATTTTTGGCCAGTTGAGGTATAAGAGAAAAGTCTGTGGGCTAGCTGAAAATGTGTGGTGGGTTGTGGCCTTGTGTTTGTCCCATATGGCCTAGTGAatttcttttgtgtgtttgtggttaaTACAAGGTTGGCGAGCTGAGTGCGGAGGACCAGAGGAAGCAGCAGGCTGTTAAATCATCTGACCCCTACTCCTCCGACCCCGACCGCCACCCCGTCCTGCGTATCAACAGCCTCAAGCCCTTCAACGCTGAGCCACCACCTGAAATCCTCTCTGACAACTACATAACACCCTCTGCTATCTTCTTCAAAAGGAACCACTTGCCAGTGCCGCATGTGGATCCTGCTTCATATCAGCTCCAGGTGGAAGGGCTACCTGGAGGGGTGCTGACGCTGTCTTTAGAAGACTTAAAGACACAATTCCCCAAACACACTGTCACCGCCACATTGCAGTGTGCAGGTAACCGCCGCTCTGAGATGAATAAGGTCAAGCAGGTGAAAGGACTCAACTGGGGCATTGCTGCAATCAGTAATGCCACATGGAGCGGCGCGCGGCTGAGGGACGTGCTGCTGGCAGCCGGCTATGGGCCAGACGTGGCCCAGTCGGCTCACCATGTGCAGTTTGAAGGGCTGGACAAAGACGTAACGGGGACCACCTATGGGGCTTCCATCCCTTTAAACAAGGCGGTGAGCGAGGAAGGTGACGTGCTGCTGGCTTATGAAATGAACGGCGAGGATCTTCCTGCCGACCACGGCTATCCCGTCCGAGTTGTTGTACCAGGAACAGTTGGCGCACGCAATGTTAAGTGGCTGGGTAAGATCGTAGTAAGTGCAGAGGAGAGCAGTAGCCACTGGCAGCAGAATGATTACAAGGGCTTCTCCCCTGGCACCGACTGGGATACAGTGGACTTCAAGTCTGCCCCGGCCATCCAGGAGCTGCCCATCCAGTCAGCTATCACCCAGCCGGCGGATGGTGCTGTGGTCGATCGCAGCGCCGAAGAGGTGACGGTGAAGGGCTACGCCTGGAGCGGCGGCGGTCGGGAGGTGGTACGCGTGGATGTCTCTCTGGACGGAGGAAATACGTGGCAGGTGGCCGAGCTGAAGAGCAGTGAGAAGGGACAAGCGCCCGCACCCTCGCCCCCACCGGGACGGGCTTGGGCCTGGAAGCTGTGGGAGCTAACGGCCCCCCTTCCTCCCAAGGCTCAAGAGCTGGAGATAATTTGCAAGGCAGTGGACAACAGCTACAACATGCAGCCAGACTCGGTTGCGCCCATCTGGAATCTGCGGGGTGTGCTGAGTAACGCCTGGCACAGGGTGAAGGTTAAGATcaaagaggatgaagaggaggaatagACTCAAAGTCTTATGTGACGCTTAAGAAAAAAGACCCCGTTTGATGCAAAGACAGCACATTTGGATGCATTACGACTGACAAATATTGTAGGATTTATTTACACACAGCTTTAGAATGTTTATGCAGTCATGTTGCCTGTGAGATTAGAAACAATCTCAGCAAAATACAGAACCAAGATGAAGCAACCAGGTGAGGTGAAGCAGGTAAATAACTGCTTGAGGTCAGACCCAAACATTGCCTCTATTGGTCATTCACTTATACTTTGGTGATTCCAATTAATTATTTAGAGTctatgtgaaatggaaaaacgaataatagtaaaatattattatgttaaataataatggtattttgtaatgtgtgttgGAATTATTAACCCTGGTTATTAAAATTAAAAGGGATTAATTGTTTAATTATGTATCCGAATTATAAAGtcaaaaattatatttttagatAATAAATGATGGGCTGTAGTGTttttgagaggtgtattcctGATGCGAAGGGCACGGGAATTTCCAAAAGGAACACTTTACAGAAATCTACCAGAATCTATTTTGTAGAATTTATAGCTCATTCATGTTCATTGCTGTTGGAGGGTTtgctttgtttatttaaacATGGAATGGCCACTTCCATAGAGAGGTCAAGTGGGATTTACCAGAACCAGAGGCAACTAGGACTATTTAAAACATGGGATTGAGAAcattatttgtttatgtgcaaCTATAGCTCTGCTGATAAATTACCTCTGTAACTAAGAAGATGtaaaaactatttttattttggaggAATTTGACAAAGTTAAATGATTAAGTCAGATGCGGCTGACCCATTTAACTTATTCGAATTCTGTTGTGGAAACCAGAATATTTGCCTCTTTTAGAACTTCTGAACAGACAATTGCACAAATGTTCCAGAAAGGAATACAACATTTGAAGTCATTGAAATGCTCACTCATTTATGTTAAACCATTCAAGTCACATTGATATTAAATCAATAAAAGTGATGGAATTCTGTCAGCTGAGCCGTGTGGTTGGCACTTAATGTACTGTGGAATGCACATGGTTGTTGAAGTTGATCAATAAAAAGCGCTCATATTGCACTCATTCTGCTGATAAATAGCAAGCCTATCCACTAACAATGGCGTTGTTTAAAAATAGGACAGTGCATTATTGTTTTGCTTGGAGAATAAATTGCTTAAATGATTCAATTGTTGCTTTGTCCCAGAATTCCTGAAGTGTTGGTTGGTATTCAACAGCTTTCTCTACACTGTAATCCCTTGGCTATAGAGACGCATTACTAAGACACAGACAGCATGCATTACACATACATTTTGTGTGtacagaaatggaaaaatagTTATAAATAGTTAAATTCATATTTTAAGGAATATGCCATAAATAACATGCATTAATGCAATACATGTTATTTATGGCATATTCCTTAAAATATGAATTACTAAGCTTTGCTGTGAGTGCATGTTGGTCCTTACTCAGTTTTTCCACTCTCAGTAAATACACTATGATTAACCATAATGACTCCATGGCCAGTTACTAATTATTAGGTCAAACTTGACTACGGTCTTCATGGAAATATCCAACAGACTTACAGGATTAAAGCAACAGCATAAATTGAGAAATACCATGTAGGCATTGTTGCATCATAAAACTGCAGCCATGGTTCAATAGGAGATTGTTCTGAGTTTATATGATGAATTATGAGACACCATATCAACCTCTGAAGGTCAAAAGATAATTTAAGTTTAGTTTGAAACCTGAGGCAAAATGTtttagaaaaacacaacatgtaaagAAATAATTTTGCATGACAGTAATCCTGCAGATGAGGGTAATGTGGAAAGTGTTTGTACTGATTTTTAATTTTACTATTCAGTTAGCCAGCAGAATCATGACTACAGTCAACTTAGAATTGCCTTTTGTTCTTGAAAGTCAAATTTGAATCACATatgctttttctacaagaaGGGTGATTTAAATGTGAAAGTGAAGCCTTTTTTTCTATGATTCATGAACAATGTTATATAATCACGACTAAACTCAATTTTTTCATGTATTATTGAGTAAACTTACACAGTGCGATCTTAAGTTTTCAGCAAAACAGGTATGTGCACACTGGTGCACAGGcccaattacacacacaaaaaaaagaaactgccCAGGAACAGCAGGAGTATTTTGGGCTCTTGGAAACTGAAGTTGGTTCTGCTGAATTTCAGTTTCACCTTCCTAAAGCAACTGTCAAAAATATCTCAGGATTCAGTGATTTACTGGAGATGGTTCAAGTTCTTTTTAAACATCTTAGTCTCATTTAATGAATCACACATGAGCTTAGaatatttttggccatttttccATGCCGAAAAATATGTAGAAATCAATTTTCAACTGCAAAGATTCATCCAGTCAAAAACgtgtcagttcagttcagttacaTCGTGGTACTAAAGGGTTGGATAGCACCCcaaacattacatttttctaTATAATAATAGACAAAGGGTATATCCAACCTTATCTGTCACACAGAGGATGTGTCAAACTATAGTGTCATGGCTTTGGTACCAAATTTATGCATAACTGTGCCAAATCATCTCA
This DNA window, taken from Centroberyx gerrardi isolate f3 chromosome 5, fCenGer3.hap1.cur.20231027, whole genome shotgun sequence, encodes the following:
- the suox gene encoding sulfite oxidase, mitochondrial gives rise to the protein MLLLKRCQSLTRIGPLKTQRHLRVAPTVAPCAVRLWSSSSEDRRSRESYQRAHSPSWKHVLAGLLAGTGAVLAYGLHHSKAERAATTTVQTIGKVSSVPIFSQKEVTKHRSLEDGVWVTYKGSVYDITEFVAMHPGGDKILLAAGGALEPFWALYAVHSQDHVLDILAEYKVGELSAEDQRKQQAVKSSDPYSSDPDRHPVLRINSLKPFNAEPPPEILSDNYITPSAIFFKRNHLPVPHVDPASYQLQVEGLPGGVLTLSLEDLKTQFPKHTVTATLQCAGNRRSEMNKVKQVKGLNWGIAAISNATWSGARLRDVLLAAGYGPDVAQSAHHVQFEGLDKDVTGTTYGASIPLNKAVSEEGDVLLAYEMNGEDLPADHGYPVRVVVPGTVGARNVKWLGKIVVSAEESSSHWQQNDYKGFSPGTDWDTVDFKSAPAIQELPIQSAITQPADGAVVDRSAEEVTVKGYAWSGGGREVVRVDVSLDGGNTWQVAELKSSEKGQAPAPSPPPGRAWAWKLWELTAPLPPKAQELEIICKAVDNSYNMQPDSVAPIWNLRGVLSNAWHRVKVKIKEDEEEE